A portion of the Thermococcus sp. genome contains these proteins:
- a CDS encoding DNA adenine methylase produces the protein MAEPILKWAGGKRQILHEIVALMPEDFRNRTFHEPFFGGGAVTFLMDPKRGTINDINPKLINFYVVVRDHVDELIEDAKRHKNEKEYFYMARSEFNEIVRSGFEIPNIRLASLLLYLNKTAFNGLYRENRKGEFNVPFGRYKNPKIVDEERLRRASEVLKKLNIYNEDFIYILRVAKPGDLVYFDPPYHPVSETASFTSYSKEDFSKEDQKRLRDVCLELHEKGVYFILSNSYVKPVRELYEGIEGFEIFKIYAKRPINSKADRRGEVPEMLVTNVPKELRVGRERAKLLVNNGRSKALMASKSLVEYLTVAERSI, from the coding sequence ATGGCAGAACCTATCCTTAAGTGGGCCGGTGGAAAGAGACAGATACTCCATGAAATCGTTGCTTTAATGCCGGAGGACTTTAGAAATAGAACGTTCCACGAGCCATTTTTTGGTGGTGGTGCGGTTACTTTCTTGATGGATCCCAAAAGGGGAACTATAAACGACATAAACCCCAAACTCATCAACTTCTACGTTGTCGTTAGAGATCACGTTGACGAACTAATTGAAGATGCGAAGAGACACAAAAATGAGAAAGAATATTTCTACATGGCCCGTTCTGAGTTCAATGAGATAGTCAGGAGTGGATTTGAGATTCCAAATATCAGACTCGCAAGCCTGCTTTTGTACTTAAATAAAACTGCTTTCAATGGTTTATACCGTGAGAATAGGAAAGGCGAGTTCAATGTCCCGTTTGGTAGATACAAAAACCCCAAGATAGTGGATGAAGAGCGACTTAGGAGGGCTAGTGAAGTTTTGAAAAAGCTCAATATTTACAACGAAGATTTCATTTACATCTTGAGAGTTGCGAAGCCTGGAGACTTGGTTTATTTTGATCCCCCATATCATCCGGTTTCAGAAACTGCCAGTTTTACTAGCTATTCGAAAGAAGACTTCAGCAAAGAAGACCAGAAGCGCCTCAGGGATGTTTGCCTTGAGCTGCATGAGAAAGGGGTTTACTTTATCCTGAGCAACTCCTATGTAAAGCCGGTTCGTGAGCTGTATGAGGGGATAGAGGGATTTGAGATATTCAAGATCTACGCGAAGAGGCCAATAAACTCAAAAGCCGATCGCAGGGGTGAAGTTCCGGAGATGCTTGTTACAAATGTTCCCAAGGAATTACGAGTAGGGCGGGAAAGAGCAAAGCTTCTTGTCAACAACGGTAGATCGAAGGCTTTGATGGCGTCTAAATCGCTTGTTGAGTATTTAACCGTTGCAGAGCGATCTATTTAA